The following proteins are co-located in the Paludibaculum fermentans genome:
- a CDS encoding oligogalacturonate lyase family protein: MKSTIYPSEHALERDPSTGAAIHRLTSAACINHATYFLQSSLTPDGSTLIFTSYRTGSAQLFSIEEFPHGPIRQWTDGDAIHPFSPAIDSTGQQVYFVRSGSVWSIQRQNLEERLIARFEGAQLGEVSLSADGEWLTAAAKQGSQSGLVVGRTDGTDWRLIPFPRTVIHPQFHPLDPEWIEFAGDPAPRMHRVRRDGTRLECLYEHGNDEFVVHETFLGRTGDLVYTVWPFALWRMNWETREHHRICEFNAWHITPNRAGTLVLCDTNHPDLGLFLIDAATGARQPICQSQASSGGTQWLTSRYALAEDFAAARSAAKSGALSWMEVSTDTVYGPQWTHPHPSFSPDEQLVIFTSDRTGHPQVYAAEVPAS; the protein is encoded by the coding sequence GTGAAATCAACAATCTACCCTTCCGAGCACGCCCTGGAACGGGATCCCTCCACCGGCGCGGCCATCCACCGCCTCACTTCCGCCGCCTGCATCAACCACGCGACCTACTTCTTACAAAGTTCACTCACCCCGGACGGCAGCACCCTGATCTTCACCAGCTACCGCACCGGCTCAGCTCAACTCTTCTCCATTGAGGAGTTCCCTCACGGACCCATCCGGCAGTGGACCGACGGCGACGCGATCCATCCCTTCTCCCCGGCCATCGACTCCACCGGCCAGCAGGTCTACTTCGTCCGCTCCGGCTCAGTCTGGTCGATCCAGCGCCAAAACCTGGAGGAGCGGCTGATCGCCCGCTTTGAAGGAGCCCAACTCGGCGAAGTCTCGCTGTCCGCCGACGGTGAATGGTTGACGGCGGCCGCTAAGCAAGGATCCCAGAGCGGCCTGGTCGTGGGCCGGACCGACGGCACCGACTGGCGCCTGATTCCCTTTCCCCGCACCGTCATCCATCCGCAGTTCCATCCGCTCGACCCGGAGTGGATCGAGTTCGCAGGCGACCCCGCGCCCCGCATGCACCGCGTGCGCCGCGATGGCACCAGGCTGGAATGCCTGTACGAACACGGCAACGACGAGTTCGTGGTGCACGAGACCTTCCTGGGCCGCACCGGCGACCTCGTCTACACCGTCTGGCCGTTCGCGCTCTGGCGCATGAACTGGGAGACCCGCGAACACCACCGCATCTGCGAGTTCAACGCCTGGCACATCACCCCCAATCGCGCCGGCACCCTCGTCCTGTGCGACACCAACCATCCCGACCTCGGCCTGTTCCTGATCGATGCCGCCACCGGAGCGCGCCAGCCCATCTGCCAGTCGCAGGCTTCTAGCGGCGGTACGCAGTGGCTCACCTCGCGCTACGCCCTGGCCGAGGATTTCGCTGCCGCCCGCAGCGCCGCCAAGTCAGGAGCCCTGAGCTGGATGGAAGTCTCCACCGACACCGTCTACGGTCCCCAGTGGACCCATCCGCATCCTTCCTTCTCTCCCGACGAGCAACTGGTGATCTTCACCAGCGACCGCACCGGCCATCCGCAGGTCTATGCCGCGGAAGTGCCCGCCTCATGA
- a CDS encoding class I SAM-dependent methyltransferase yields the protein MLQSSRIVAFALLLSMADVASGQQERHPITGRAYAGVMGMGGAPWLDRDDREREENPQLAVKLLGIQAGDIVADVGAGSGYYTELLANRVGPAGKVYASDLQPGMLQLIRERIEKKGLKNIQVVQASEASPNLPNAALDLILMVDVYHEFSKPQEMLRAMRGSLKPGGRLVLLEYRKEDAAVPIREEHKMSVAGVRAEVEPEGFRFEKVLPDLPWQHILIFRK from the coding sequence ATGTTGCAATCATCCCGAATAGTGGCTTTCGCCCTTCTTTTGTCCATGGCCGACGTAGCTTCCGGACAGCAGGAAAGGCACCCGATCACCGGCCGGGCCTATGCGGGCGTGATGGGTATGGGTGGCGCCCCCTGGCTCGATCGCGACGACCGCGAGCGGGAGGAAAATCCGCAACTGGCCGTAAAACTACTGGGCATTCAGGCCGGAGACATCGTCGCCGACGTGGGCGCCGGATCCGGCTACTACACGGAATTACTGGCCAACCGAGTAGGTCCTGCCGGCAAGGTTTACGCCTCTGACCTGCAGCCCGGCATGCTTCAACTGATCCGCGAACGCATTGAAAAGAAAGGCTTGAAGAATATTCAGGTGGTCCAGGCGTCCGAGGCTTCGCCGAACCTGCCGAACGCCGCGCTCGATCTGATCCTGATGGTGGACGTGTACCACGAATTCTCCAAACCCCAGGAAATGCTGCGCGCCATGCGGGGGTCTCTCAAGCCCGGCGGGCGCCTGGTGCTGCTGGAATACAGGAAGGAAGACGCGGCGGTCCCCATCCGCGAAGAGCACAAAATGAGCGTGGCCGGGGTGCGCGCAGAAGTGGAGCCCGAAGGCTTCCGTTTTGAGAAGGTGTTGCCTGATCTCCCCTGGCAGCATATCCTTATCTTTCGCAAGTGA
- a CDS encoding DUF4352 domain-containing protein: MGSPAAVGPLTYTVLDTEWKESLEGSLGAKLPEHRFLVVNVSITNGSGGDVNVPLLALIDADGKEYREMDKGEGVAQWLGLLRPVPPAQTLNGHILFDVPLGGYKLRISSGGDAESETTALVDLPLRVEAPPIKGVDSLATPASPK, encoded by the coding sequence ATGGGTTCTCCGGCCGCGGTGGGTCCTTTGACCTATACCGTGCTGGACACGGAGTGGAAAGAGTCGCTCGAAGGTTCCCTGGGAGCCAAATTGCCGGAGCATCGCTTCCTGGTGGTGAACGTTTCGATCACCAATGGCAGCGGCGGCGACGTCAACGTGCCTTTGCTGGCGCTGATCGACGCCGATGGCAAGGAGTACCGCGAGATGGACAAGGGCGAGGGCGTGGCGCAGTGGCTTGGTTTGTTGCGGCCGGTACCGCCCGCGCAGACTCTCAACGGTCACATCCTGTTCGATGTTCCGCTCGGGGGCTACAAACTGCGCATCTCCAGCGGTGGAGACGCGGAGTCCGAGACGACGGCCCTGGTAGATCTTCCGCTTCGGGTGGAAGCGCCACCTATCAAGGGTGTCGATTCACTGGCCACTCCTGCGAGCCCCAAGTAA
- a CDS encoding YifB family Mg chelatase-like AAA ATPase, which produces MPLFHTRSAAIFGIEARPIDIEVDLSQGGSQRDFVVVGMPDTAVRESRERIRSAIHNSGFGYPNRAVTINLAPANVRKEGAGFDLPMAAAILGATGTVRKCDRLMMVGELSLDGGLRPVRGAISMAACARVEGAHSIVVPRENAAEAAVVEGLKVYGVSHLSEVVGLLSNPERFKPQQPSPPVAVDPNVEAPDFRDVRGQTTGKRAMEVAAAGAHNLLLVGPPGSGKTMLARRLSGILPPMTLAEALVATQVHSVADALPRGTGLLGARPFRAPHHTISDAALVGGGIGMPRPGEVSLAHNGVLFLDELPEFPRNVLEMLRQPLEEGSVTIARSQITLNFPSTFMLVAAMNPCRCGYHGDPTRECRCTGAQIQMYMGKISGPLLDRIDLHIEIPAVPYQELRSRDTGMSSAEMRQRVLAARAIQQQRGYVNATIPPGRLREICPLDDAGERTMEMAVRRMGLSARAHDRILKVARTIADLSASEQIQAKHVAEAVQYRSLDRSFWN; this is translated from the coding sequence ATGCCGCTCTTTCACACGCGCAGCGCTGCCATTTTCGGGATTGAAGCGCGTCCCATCGACATTGAGGTCGATCTGTCCCAGGGCGGATCGCAGCGGGATTTTGTCGTGGTGGGGATGCCCGACACGGCGGTCCGTGAAAGCCGCGAGCGCATCCGCTCGGCCATCCATAACTCCGGCTTCGGCTACCCCAATCGCGCCGTCACCATCAACCTGGCGCCCGCCAATGTGAGGAAGGAAGGCGCCGGGTTCGATCTGCCCATGGCGGCGGCCATCCTGGGGGCGACGGGTACGGTGCGGAAGTGCGACCGGCTGATGATGGTGGGCGAGTTGTCGCTGGATGGCGGTTTGCGGCCGGTGCGGGGCGCCATTTCGATGGCTGCCTGTGCGCGGGTCGAAGGGGCGCACAGCATTGTGGTGCCTCGTGAGAATGCCGCCGAGGCGGCGGTGGTGGAAGGGCTGAAAGTCTACGGAGTCTCCCATCTCAGCGAGGTGGTGGGGCTGCTCTCGAATCCCGAACGCTTCAAGCCGCAGCAGCCCAGTCCACCGGTTGCCGTGGATCCAAACGTTGAGGCGCCGGACTTTCGTGACGTCCGCGGGCAGACCACCGGCAAGCGGGCAATGGAAGTGGCGGCGGCCGGAGCACACAACCTGCTGCTGGTGGGTCCGCCTGGGTCAGGAAAGACGATGCTGGCGCGACGGCTTTCCGGCATCCTGCCGCCCATGACGCTCGCCGAGGCTTTGGTGGCTACGCAGGTCCACAGCGTTGCCGATGCCTTGCCGAGAGGAACGGGCCTGCTGGGCGCGAGGCCGTTTCGCGCGCCGCACCACACGATCTCCGATGCTGCCCTGGTGGGGGGAGGCATCGGCATGCCGCGGCCCGGTGAAGTGAGCCTGGCGCACAACGGCGTGCTGTTCCTCGACGAATTGCCTGAGTTTCCCCGCAATGTGCTGGAGATGCTGCGACAGCCGCTGGAGGAGGGCTCCGTCACGATTGCGCGTTCGCAGATCACGCTGAACTTTCCATCGACGTTCATGCTGGTGGCGGCGATGAATCCCTGCCGCTGCGGCTACCACGGCGACCCGACGCGGGAGTGCCGTTGCACCGGCGCCCAGATCCAGATGTATATGGGCAAGATCAGCGGGCCCCTGCTCGACCGCATCGACCTGCATATCGAGATTCCTGCCGTCCCGTACCAGGAGTTGCGCAGCCGTGATACCGGGATGTCTTCGGCTGAGATGCGGCAGCGCGTCTTGGCGGCGAGGGCCATCCAGCAGCAGCGCGGATATGTGAACGCCACTATCCCTCCCGGACGTTTGCGCGAGATATGCCCGTTGGACGACGCAGGCGAGCGCACCATGGAGATGGCGGTCCGCCGCATGGGCCTCTCGGCGCGGGCGCACGACCGGATCCTCAAAGTGGCTCGCACGATTGCGGACCTGTCCGCGAGCGAGCAAATCCAGGCAAAGCACGTGGCGGAGGCGGTGCAGTACCGCTCGCTGGATCGCAGTTTCTGGAATTGA
- a CDS encoding class I SAM-dependent methyltransferase has translation MVDMDNGWQKSARAWIADMGEAGDFGRRYVLDPVMLPRALAHSPKSALDVGCGEGRFCRMLKRHGVEVTGIDPTPALLAAARKRDATGVYLEATAERLPFEDASFDLVVSYLTLIDIPDIRAAIAEMARVLKPGGSLLIANLTSFNTACAGDGWIKGSSGRRLHFPIDDYLKERSVWIDYRDIRVVNHHRPLSTYMKLLLDTGLQLTHFDEPAPIAATPPAKAASYRRVPWFLVMEWVKPV, from the coding sequence ATGGTGGATATGGACAACGGGTGGCAGAAGTCGGCGCGTGCCTGGATCGCGGATATGGGGGAAGCCGGCGATTTCGGTCGCCGCTATGTGCTCGATCCGGTCATGCTGCCCCGCGCGTTGGCGCACTCTCCGAAATCGGCGCTGGATGTAGGCTGCGGCGAGGGCCGCTTCTGCCGCATGCTCAAGCGTCACGGAGTGGAGGTAACAGGCATCGATCCGACGCCGGCGCTGCTGGCCGCGGCCCGCAAACGCGATGCAACCGGCGTCTACCTGGAAGCCACGGCGGAGCGGCTACCGTTTGAGGATGCGTCCTTCGATCTCGTTGTCAGCTACCTGACACTGATCGATATCCCCGACATCCGGGCGGCCATCGCGGAGATGGCGCGCGTACTGAAGCCCGGCGGCTCCCTGTTGATCGCCAACCTGACCAGCTTCAATACGGCCTGCGCCGGCGATGGCTGGATCAAGGGCAGCAGCGGCCGCCGCCTGCATTTCCCCATCGACGACTACCTGAAGGAACGTTCGGTCTGGATCGACTACCGGGACATCCGGGTCGTGAACCATCACCGGCCCTTGAGCACCTACATGAAGCTGCTGCTGGACACGGGCCTGCAACTGACCCACTTTGACGAGCCGGCGCCCATCGCCGCAACTCCGCCGGCCAAGGCCGCCAGCTACCGGCGTGTCCCCTGGTTCCTGGTCATGGAGTGGGTGAAGCCGGTTTAG
- a CDS encoding alpha/beta fold hydrolase has product MSTGHRARRLFRWTGGILAVLVTILAGLWIAASMALNTDRAPAGAVEKHVTSRDGTNLAYEQTGQGPPVLLVASALADRGAARRFAEQLATHFTVLNYDRRGRGKSSDTQPYDLQREVEDIEALIDACGGPVHLFGSSSGAVLALDAASRLGGKVRRLVLYEPPLIVDNSWPPMAEGLAGEAALLTAAGRRDEAVQLFFSKGMGIPPPAVTAMRYLMPGWSKMTGMAHTIPYDLSIVAGTQTGKPLPRDRWSGESTPALVAVGSRSELFFHHGAQALAGMLPHAQYVTLEGQDHSAVLLAPRELAALASEFFRAGNKP; this is encoded by the coding sequence ATGAGCACGGGCCACCGTGCCCGCCGGCTGTTTCGCTGGACGGGCGGAATCCTGGCCGTCTTGGTGACGATCCTCGCCGGCCTGTGGATCGCAGCCAGCATGGCGTTGAACACGGACAGGGCTCCAGCCGGAGCGGTGGAGAAGCACGTGACCTCCAGGGACGGCACGAACCTCGCCTACGAACAGACGGGCCAGGGGCCGCCGGTCCTGCTCGTCGCCTCCGCCCTGGCCGATCGCGGCGCCGCCCGGCGGTTCGCGGAACAATTGGCCACGCACTTCACCGTGCTGAACTATGACAGGCGAGGCCGGGGCAAAAGCTCAGACACCCAGCCGTACGACCTTCAGCGCGAAGTCGAGGATATCGAGGCGCTGATCGATGCTTGCGGAGGGCCGGTACACCTTTTCGGCAGCTCTTCCGGAGCTGTGCTGGCCCTCGATGCGGCGAGCCGCCTGGGTGGGAAGGTCCGGCGCCTGGTCCTCTACGAGCCCCCCCTGATCGTGGACAACAGCTGGCCGCCGATGGCGGAGGGACTCGCGGGGGAGGCCGCACTGCTGACGGCGGCCGGCCGCCGGGATGAGGCGGTCCAACTCTTCTTCTCGAAAGGGATGGGGATTCCCCCACCCGCGGTCACTGCGATGCGCTACCTGATGCCCGGATGGTCAAAGATGACGGGGATGGCGCATACGATCCCCTATGATCTGAGCATTGTGGCTGGTACACAGACCGGGAAGCCGCTGCCCCGGGATCGCTGGAGCGGTGAGTCCACGCCTGCCCTGGTCGCGGTGGGCAGCAGGAGCGAACTGTTCTTTCATCATGGCGCGCAGGCACTGGCCGGAATGCTGCCGCACGCACAGTACGTCACGCTGGAAGGCCAGGACCATTCCGCCGTGCTTCTGGCGCCCAGGGAACTGGCGGCCCTGGCCAGTGAGTTCTTTCGCGCGGGAAACAAACCTTAA
- a CDS encoding SRPBCC family protein: protein MKNTGTLTVTTPTEREIVLTRVFHAPRRMVFDAFTKPELLKRWFGPRGWKLVVCEIDLRVGGTFRFVLRGPDGRDMGMRGVYREITPPERSVHMESFDDYPGESQVTTVLVEQGGRTTMTATVLYPSREVRDIVISTGMEHGAAESYDKLAELLESTDSRLPAKEAAGS from the coding sequence ATGAAGAACACAGGGACGCTCACAGTCACAACACCTACTGAGCGGGAGATCGTCCTGACGCGGGTATTCCATGCGCCGCGACGCATGGTCTTCGACGCATTTACGAAACCGGAACTGTTGAAGCGCTGGTTTGGCCCGCGCGGCTGGAAACTGGTAGTTTGCGAGATCGACCTGCGAGTGGGCGGCACGTTCCGCTTTGTCCTGCGCGGACCGGATGGCCGCGACATGGGCATGCGCGGCGTCTACCGCGAGATCACGCCGCCGGAGCGCTCAGTCCACATGGAATCGTTCGACGACTATCCCGGCGAGTCTCAGGTGACCACCGTCCTGGTGGAGCAGGGCGGGCGAACTACGATGACCGCAACCGTACTCTATCCCTCGCGCGAGGTCCGCGACATCGTGATCAGCACCGGCATGGAGCATGGCGCCGCGGAAAGTTACGACAAGCTGGCGGAATTGCTGGAATCAACAGATTCGCGGCTCCCGGCAAAGGAAGCGGCCGGGTCATGA
- a CDS encoding ArsR/SmtB family transcription factor, whose translation MNQTQRLDATFAALADPTRRAILARLAAGEASVMELAEPFAISQPAISKHLQVLERAGLISRGRDAQRRPRRLEARPLADIAGWLEDYRKFWEGSFERLDELLDEMKASEKKQKRKKK comes from the coding sequence ATGAATCAAACACAACGTCTGGATGCCACGTTTGCGGCCCTGGCCGATCCGACGAGGCGGGCCATCCTGGCCCGGCTCGCGGCCGGCGAGGCTTCCGTGATGGAACTGGCCGAGCCGTTCGCGATCTCCCAGCCTGCGATTTCCAAACACCTGCAGGTGCTGGAGCGCGCCGGCCTGATCTCGCGAGGCCGCGACGCGCAGCGCCGGCCGCGACGCCTGGAGGCAAGGCCGCTGGCCGATATCGCAGGCTGGCTCGAAGACTATCGCAAGTTCTGGGAAGGCAGCTTCGAACGCCTGGACGAACTGCTGGACGAGATGAAAGCCAGCGAGAAGAAGCAGAAGCGCAAGAAGAAATGA
- a CDS encoding FMN-binding negative transcriptional regulator → MPKRREFLGALSSLGLGAPMETADKSTIYIPDRQRESDRGVILDFLEEYSFAMLVTAAGGVHITNVPTLFDRSTEGWGKVWWHLAKSNGQNQVFDGNTECTVVFHGPHGYISPNWYTTKNAVPTWNFAVVHATGKPKRVDDDAAFAKSLQRLVARNEGAYGGGDRWEFAKLPESYLKGMRQGIVAYEMVIDQVEAKFKLGQERSASDRAGILKGLESGRKERNLEELTRAHYGRIKE, encoded by the coding sequence ATGCCTAAACGCCGTGAGTTTCTGGGCGCCCTCTCTTCTCTCGGCCTGGGCGCTCCCATGGAAACAGCCGACAAGAGCACCATCTACATCCCGGACCGCCAGCGCGAATCGGATCGCGGAGTCATTCTCGACTTCCTGGAAGAGTATTCCTTCGCCATGCTCGTCACGGCCGCAGGGGGTGTTCACATCACGAATGTCCCCACCTTGTTCGACCGTTCGACGGAGGGCTGGGGCAAGGTCTGGTGGCATCTGGCGAAGAGCAACGGGCAGAATCAGGTGTTCGACGGAAACACGGAATGCACGGTTGTCTTTCACGGTCCTCACGGCTACATATCCCCAAACTGGTACACCACGAAGAATGCGGTTCCCACCTGGAACTTCGCCGTCGTGCACGCGACGGGTAAACCCAAACGAGTGGACGACGACGCAGCGTTCGCGAAGTCACTGCAGCGACTGGTGGCCCGCAATGAAGGCGCTTATGGCGGCGGAGACCGCTGGGAATTCGCGAAGTTGCCGGAGTCCTACCTGAAGGGGATGCGGCAGGGCATCGTGGCTTACGAGATGGTGATCGACCAGGTGGAAGCGAAGTTCAAACTGGGCCAGGAGCGTTCGGCCTCCGACCGCGCCGGGATCCTGAAGGGTTTGGAAAGCGGCCGTAAGGAACGCAACCTGGAAGAACTGACCAGGGCGCACTACGGGCGGATCAAGGAGTAG
- a CDS encoding PAS domain S-box protein encodes MKQSSKGSSRAVSPVQVLALLMTGIAVAGFFYLLHLRREFDSEVHLRVDAAANMKAADVAAWRGERLADAEVLAAGIKHTPLLLHILHGEATPLEQAQAREWLGILRTQYRYASVTLVGLRGEVLLSVGQTFEDAQQLQAWIARMGDTSGIAYSAPEAVASRRAPLLSANIVLRSLQGEKLGYLLLGIEPENYLFPTLRDWVGAGQTGELLLVRREGDSVLFLNSTRLRPGSALTVRQPLSKTELPSVRAVLGESGSIDGMDYRGAAVVAAACLVPGSDWYVVAKMDRSEALAPELRATIQFSIQLAVLMLLSGALVWLILRRQSGRFYLEKYRSEIERNRLLSMYNSLSRHANDAILVFERDGRIIEVNDRAVEMFGYSREEMLAMRIPQLKPDQHADDFERVMKVVEERKSVVFETANRRKDGRSFPTEVSSSEILVDDHCVYQSILRDISERKLAEQQIQRLNHLYAVLSRCNAAIARARSEDELFHEVCRIAVESGGFHVSWVGQVDPETSMVLPLAKNGPAAAYLDEVRIETGSGPLSSGPTGACIREGRAVASADFDTDPHMTPWRETAARYGLRSSICLPVSRRGRTAYVLGLYSSEPGFFCAEEIDLAEEVGESLSLALARIDLERDRERAERDRLLAQERLEFALDAANEGYWDWDIEKDQRFLSPRFCTMLGYQPGELASDYATWREVTHPDDRARLDNEQESLKSGRISSTSVEFRARHKDGHYVWILGSAKVVGLNDAGRPRRIVGSRVDITQRKFLEQQVLQSQKLESVGRLAGSVAHDFNNHLTVINGYSGLLQQEAAPGSVLAESLNQIHEAGERAAALTRQLLAFSRKEIEHCEALNPNSVIEGLQKMLSRLMGENVILHLDLDPEAGFVMVDATHLEQILMNLAINARDAISRSGHVHIRTAKVILEGNEAWPNRSGPHLELTVTDDGSGMTPEVLQHIFEPFFTTKDRTHGTGLGLSTVYGIVERSAGFLDVESETGRGSSFHIYLPSIPDPEGATAGLSHSRDGLMGHETVLVVEDDESVRGIAVGILKHYGYQVLQAANGGDALAMQNRFEGRIDLVISDLMMPGMSGTELVQHLQCANPQLKVLYVSGYAGESIRKEEFLSTGARFVPKPYTPETLLRVVRELLSNPGTGRVEPAV; translated from the coding sequence ATGAAGCAGTCGTCGAAAGGGTCATCCAGGGCTGTCTCCCCCGTGCAGGTTCTGGCGCTGCTCATGACCGGCATCGCCGTGGCGGGATTCTTCTACCTCCTTCATTTGCGCCGCGAGTTTGACTCCGAGGTGCATCTCAGGGTGGACGCCGCGGCCAACATGAAGGCAGCCGATGTTGCCGCCTGGCGCGGCGAACGGCTCGCCGACGCGGAAGTGTTGGCCGCCGGCATTAAGCACACGCCCCTGCTGCTGCACATCCTGCATGGAGAAGCTACTCCGCTGGAGCAGGCGCAGGCGCGCGAGTGGCTTGGGATTCTGCGCACCCAATACCGCTATGCCAGCGTGACCCTCGTCGGCTTGCGAGGCGAGGTGCTGCTGTCGGTTGGGCAGACCTTCGAGGATGCCCAACAACTGCAGGCATGGATTGCCAGAATGGGGGACACTTCGGGCATCGCCTACAGCGCTCCTGAGGCCGTCGCTTCCAGGCGCGCTCCCCTGCTCAGCGCCAACATTGTCCTCAGGTCGCTTCAGGGAGAGAAGCTTGGTTATCTTCTGCTCGGCATCGAACCGGAGAACTACCTGTTCCCCACGCTCCGCGATTGGGTGGGCGCCGGGCAGACCGGAGAACTGTTGCTCGTCCGGCGTGAGGGCGACAGTGTCCTCTTCCTGAACAGTACCCGCCTTCGTCCCGGTTCCGCACTGACCGTCCGCCAACCTCTCTCCAAAACAGAGCTGCCCTCCGTTCGGGCCGTACTGGGAGAATCCGGATCTATCGACGGGATGGACTACCGTGGGGCGGCCGTTGTGGCCGCTGCCTGCCTGGTCCCCGGCTCGGACTGGTATGTAGTGGCCAAGATGGACCGAAGTGAAGCCTTGGCCCCAGAGCTTCGAGCGACCATACAGTTCTCCATTCAACTGGCTGTCCTGATGCTGCTCAGCGGTGCTCTCGTCTGGTTGATCCTGCGGCGCCAGAGCGGCCGGTTTTACCTTGAGAAGTACCGTTCCGAAATCGAGCGGAACCGGCTGCTTAGCATGTACAACTCCCTCTCACGCCATGCTAACGACGCCATCCTGGTCTTTGAGCGCGACGGCCGCATCATCGAAGTCAACGACCGCGCGGTCGAAATGTTCGGCTACTCGCGCGAAGAAATGCTGGCCATGCGCATTCCGCAGCTGAAGCCCGATCAGCACGCCGACGATTTTGAGCGGGTCATGAAGGTGGTCGAAGAGAGGAAAAGTGTCGTCTTCGAAACAGCCAATCGCCGCAAGGACGGCCGTTCCTTCCCCACTGAAGTCAGCTCGTCGGAGATTCTCGTCGACGATCACTGCGTCTACCAGAGCATCCTGCGCGACATCTCGGAACGCAAACTGGCCGAGCAGCAGATTCAACGTCTCAACCATCTGTACGCTGTCCTCAGCCGCTGCAATGCCGCCATCGCCCGGGCCCGCTCAGAGGACGAACTCTTCCACGAAGTTTGCCGCATCGCCGTGGAATCGGGCGGCTTCCACGTCAGTTGGGTCGGGCAGGTGGATCCGGAGACGTCGATGGTGCTGCCTCTCGCAAAGAACGGGCCGGCAGCGGCTTACCTGGATGAAGTCAGGATTGAGACCGGCAGCGGTCCCCTCAGTTCCGGGCCAACCGGCGCTTGCATCCGGGAAGGCCGGGCCGTCGCTTCCGCCGATTTCGACACCGACCCCCACATGACGCCCTGGCGCGAAACCGCTGCCCGGTATGGTTTGCGGTCCTCGATCTGCCTGCCTGTTTCGCGTCGTGGCAGAACGGCCTATGTTCTTGGCCTGTACTCGTCGGAACCCGGTTTTTTCTGTGCGGAGGAGATTGATTTGGCCGAGGAAGTGGGCGAGAGTCTCTCGCTCGCTTTGGCTCGCATCGACCTGGAGCGCGACCGGGAACGCGCCGAACGCGATCGCCTGCTGGCACAGGAACGGCTCGAATTCGCGCTGGACGCGGCCAATGAGGGGTACTGGGACTGGGACATCGAGAAGGACCAGCGCTTCTTGAGCCCAAGATTCTGCACCATGCTGGGGTACCAACCGGGCGAACTGGCGTCGGACTACGCCACGTGGCGGGAGGTCACGCATCCTGATGACCGGGCCAGGCTGGACAATGAACAGGAATCCCTCAAGTCAGGAAGGATCTCCAGTACCTCGGTCGAGTTTCGGGCGCGCCACAAAGATGGACATTACGTCTGGATTCTTGGCTCAGCCAAGGTGGTGGGACTTAATGACGCGGGCCGTCCCCGGCGTATCGTAGGCTCCCGCGTCGACATCACGCAGAGGAAATTTCTCGAACAGCAGGTACTCCAATCCCAGAAACTGGAGTCGGTCGGACGCCTGGCCGGAAGTGTTGCCCATGACTTCAACAACCACCTGACCGTCATCAACGGCTATTCAGGACTTCTGCAGCAGGAGGCTGCGCCCGGCAGCGTCCTGGCCGAATCGCTCAATCAGATTCATGAAGCGGGCGAACGCGCCGCGGCGCTCACCCGCCAATTGTTGGCCTTCAGCCGCAAGGAGATCGAGCATTGCGAGGCGCTGAATCCCAATTCGGTGATTGAAGGTCTCCAGAAGATGCTCAGCCGCCTCATGGGGGAGAACGTGATACTCCATCTGGACCTGGATCCGGAGGCCGGCTTCGTGATGGTCGATGCGACTCATCTGGAGCAGATCCTCATGAACCTCGCCATCAATGCCCGCGACGCCATTTCGCGTTCCGGTCACGTGCACATCAGGACCGCGAAGGTGATTCTCGAGGGCAACGAAGCCTGGCCGAACCGCAGCGGCCCTCACCTGGAGCTGACCGTGACCGACGACGGTTCCGGCATGACCCCTGAGGTCCTGCAGCACATCTTCGAGCCGTTCTTCACCACTAAGGACCGGACCCACGGCACCGGCCTCGGGCTCTCCACCGTCTATGGGATCGTCGAACGCAGCGCCGGCTTCCTCGACGTGGAAAGTGAGACCGGCCGGGGGTCGTCCTTCCACATATACCTCCCATCCATCCCGGACCCCGAAGGCGCCACGGCCGGCCTCTCCCACTCCCGTGACGGCCTAATGGGCCACGAGACGGTCCTGGTGGTGGAAGACGACGAGAGCGTGCGCGGAATTGCCGTCGGGATTCTGAAGCATTACGGCTATCAGGTTCTACAGGCAGCGAATGGCGGTGATGCCCTGGCCATGCAAAACAGGTTTGAGGGCCGCATCGATCTGGTCATCAGCGACCTCATGATGCCGGGCATGAGCGGCACGGAACTCGTCCAGCATCTCCAGTGCGCCAACCCTCAATTGAAGGTCCTGTATGTTTCCGGCTATGCGGGTGAGTCCATCCGGAAAGAGGAGTTCCTGAGCACAGGCGCCCGCTTTGTCCCCAAGCCCTATACGCCGGAGACTCTCCTCAGGGTGGTGAGGGAATTGCTCTCGAATCCCGGAACAGGCAGAGTGGAGCCGGCGGTCTAG